In a single window of the Candidatus Krumholzibacteriia bacterium genome:
- a CDS encoding flagellar hook-length control protein FliK, which yields MMQLRESTQSPVDKSIEQGAREKQEDSKFRQLLEKALSGAVSLFGLSGDPVQEWSREEPKTGAKSPQQKDGEVPVQSRETSEQAEDRREVAKHAESSKGETAEENSLQENRGAGKSEALQSTTFSNPGISRPLPGSKNEFLSLEAARMSRNASGVAREVKTARRPGLAEETLRIIRIMEARGETRYRGILKIPLGKLGRLGAEIELESDQLTIRLLVAREEMMSLARSEFSRLREELARQGFENLNLQLELTSDQGQGEEGERADLQGPENIKLQESEVPSREEWQGLVNTLA from the coding sequence ATGATGCAGCTGCGGGAATCAACACAATCCCCTGTCGACAAATCCATCGAGCAGGGGGCAAGAGAAAAACAGGAAGACAGTAAGTTCCGCCAGCTTCTGGAGAAGGCCCTCTCGGGGGCTGTTTCTCTCTTTGGCTTGAGCGGAGATCCTGTTCAGGAATGGAGCAGGGAAGAGCCGAAGACTGGGGCGAAATCCCCTCAGCAGAAAGACGGCGAAGTGCCCGTACAGTCAAGAGAAACGAGCGAGCAAGCGGAAGATCGCAGGGAAGTTGCCAAGCATGCGGAGAGCAGCAAAGGGGAGACGGCCGAGGAGAACTCCCTTCAAGAGAACAGGGGAGCAGGCAAGAGTGAGGCCCTGCAGTCCACCACATTTTCAAACCCGGGCATCAGCCGTCCCCTTCCTGGAAGCAAGAACGAATTTCTTTCTCTGGAGGCCGCCAGAATGAGCCGCAACGCAAGCGGGGTGGCAAGGGAAGTGAAGACGGCAAGGCGACCGGGTCTCGCAGAGGAAACCCTCCGAATTATCCGGATCATGGAAGCCCGCGGGGAAACTCGATATCGCGGAATCCTGAAGATCCCCCTTGGCAAATTGGGCCGCCTGGGAGCGGAAATCGAACTCGAGTCCGATCAACTGACGATTCGCCTGCTGGTTGCCCGAGAAGAAATGATGTCTCTGGCGAGATCCGAGTTCAGCCGTCTTCGGGAAGAACTGGCCCGTCAGGGCTTTGAGAATCTGAACCTTCAACTGGAACTGACTTCCGATCAGGGCCAGGGAGAAGAAGGGGAGCGAGCCGATCTCCAGGGCCCAGAAAACATCAAGTTGCAGGAATCGGAAGTCCCGAGCCGGGAAGAATGGCAGGGGCTCGTCAATACTTTGGCCTGA
- a CDS encoding FliI/YscN family ATPase translates to MSSILTEAREALKGIQASVRVGRVTQVVGLLVEAEGTRASIGELCELDGGRATESFPAEVVGFRGESLLLMPYKSMDGIRPGTKVRPTGHSLRIRVGEDLIGRVLDGLGKPLDGGETPWLPDFRKLRSPAPAALERTRIDRPFETGIRAIDSLLTCGEGQRMGIFAGSGVGKSMLLGMLARNADADVIVLALIGERGREVREFVEESLGAEGLNRSVVVAVTSDASALERVKGAESAFSIAEHFRDQGKRVLLMMDSVTRYAMSLREIGLATGEPPASKGYTPSVFAALPKLLERAGTNQHGSITGLFTVLVEGDDLNDPVADSVRSILDGHIVLSRSLANAGHFPAIDVLESVSRLFPRVASREKQAQARELMEAMNLYRENEDLIQIGAYEKGKSPEIDRAITLRPRWQQFLKQKVDERFSLTESDRMLSETLEG, encoded by the coding sequence ATGAGCAGCATTCTGACTGAGGCAAGGGAAGCCCTGAAGGGGATTCAGGCCAGCGTCCGCGTGGGTCGTGTGACGCAGGTGGTGGGCCTTCTGGTGGAAGCCGAAGGCACCCGGGCCTCGATCGGGGAACTCTGTGAACTGGATGGGGGGCGTGCTACAGAAAGTTTCCCTGCGGAAGTCGTTGGTTTCCGGGGCGAGAGTCTTCTTCTCATGCCCTACAAGTCCATGGACGGAATTCGCCCCGGCACAAAGGTTCGTCCCACGGGACACTCACTCCGCATTCGCGTGGGGGAGGACCTGATCGGGCGCGTTCTGGATGGCCTGGGCAAGCCGCTTGACGGAGGAGAAACTCCCTGGCTCCCCGACTTCCGGAAGTTACGCAGTCCTGCGCCTGCCGCTCTGGAGAGAACCCGCATTGACCGCCCCTTTGAGACCGGGATTCGAGCCATTGATTCCCTCTTGACCTGTGGCGAAGGACAGCGCATGGGCATTTTCGCGGGAAGCGGTGTTGGGAAAAGTATGCTTCTCGGCATGCTGGCCCGAAATGCCGATGCGGATGTGATCGTCCTGGCCCTGATCGGGGAACGGGGCCGGGAGGTCCGTGAATTCGTGGAGGAGTCTCTCGGTGCTGAAGGATTGAACAGAAGCGTCGTGGTGGCGGTGACCAGCGATGCGAGTGCCCTGGAACGGGTCAAGGGTGCTGAAAGCGCCTTCTCGATCGCAGAACACTTCCGTGACCAGGGAAAACGGGTCCTCCTGATGATGGACTCCGTGACCCGTTATGCCATGAGCCTTCGCGAGATTGGACTTGCCACGGGGGAACCCCCGGCCAGTAAGGGATACACCCCGAGCGTCTTTGCGGCTCTTCCCAAACTGCTGGAACGGGCAGGGACAAATCAGCACGGCTCGATCACCGGTCTCTTCACGGTTCTCGTGGAAGGAGACGATCTGAATGACCCCGTAGCCGATTCTGTTCGCTCGATTCTGGATGGACACATTGTACTCAGCAGAAGCCTGGCAAATGCCGGCCACTTCCCTGCGATTGATGTTCTGGAAAGTGTGAGCCGTCTCTTCCCGAGAGTGGCTTCCCGGGAGAAGCAGGCACAGGCAAGAGAGTTGATGGAGGCGATGAATCTGTACCGGGAAAATGAGGATCTGATTCAGATCGGTGCTTATGAGAAGGGCAAGAGCCCGGAGATTGATCGGGCCATCACTCTGCGACCCCGTTGGCAGCAATTCCTGAAGCAGAAAGTCGATGAGAGGTTTTCCCTGACTGAGAGCGACAGAATGCTCTCGGAAACCCTGGAGGGATAA